The following proteins come from a genomic window of Caloenas nicobarica isolate bCalNic1 chromosome 24, bCalNic1.hap1, whole genome shotgun sequence:
- the NR1D1 gene encoding nuclear receptor subfamily 1 group D member 1 produces the protein MAAPEAGSTGGVISYVGSSGSSPNRTSPVSLCSDSSNGSSQSGSQPFPTYFPPSPTGSLQDSRAYGGGSLAPREDGSPSSSSSSSSSSLYGSSVNYPGAQQVPVDERRRSSPSKAGSTVTKLNGMVLLCKVCGDVASGFHYGVHACEGCKGFFRRSIQQNIQYKKCLKNENCSIVRINRNRCQQCRFKKCLLVGMSRDAVRFGRIPKREKQRMLAEMQNAMSGMGSVLPGMPGPAEGPAPSGGRTLPPGPSPLAPPGCFSQFPQQLTPPRSPSPGGATEDVIAQVAKAHKEIFVYAHDKLGPPPPCENGLPRWDAPPAWAPGLPEPRLCPPTYPEPPARSCPWPRGTKDVLPACPMNSHPPGRSGRSVQEIWEDFSLSFTPAVREVVEFAKHIPGFQALSQHDQVTLLKAGTFEVLMVRFASLFDVKEQTVTFMSRTKYSLEELWGMGMGDLLSSMFEFSEKLSALDLSDEELGLFTAVVLVSADRSGMEDTASVEQLQETLIRALRALVLKTHPAETSRFTKLLLKLPDLRTLNNLHSEKLLSFRIDAQ, from the exons ATGGCCGCCCCCGAAGCCGGTAGCACAG gcgGCGTGATCAGCTACGTGGGCTCCAGTGGCTCCTCTCCCAACCGCACCAGCCCCGTCTCGCTCTGCAGCGACAGCTCCAATGGCAGCTCCCAGTCGGGCTCACAGCCCTTCCCCACCTACTTTCCCCCATCGCCCACCGGCTCCCTCCAGGACTCCCGCGCCTACGGCGGGGGCTCGCTGGCCCCCCGTGAGGATGGCTccccttcatcctcctcctcctcttcctcctcctcgttGTACGGCTCCTCGGTGAACTACCCCGGGGCGCAGCAGGTCCCCGTGGACGAGCGGCGCCGCAGCTCGCCCAGCAAAGCCGGCAGCACCGTCACCA AGCTGAACGGGATGGTGCTGCTTTGCAAGGTCTGCGGGGACGTCGCCTCCGGCTTCCACTACGGTGTCCACGCTTGCGAGGGCTGCAAG GGCTTCTTCCGCCGCAGCATCCAGCAGAACATCCAGTACAAGAAGTGCCTCAAGAATGAGAACTGCTCCATCGTCCGCATCAACCGCAACCGCTGCCAGCAGTGCCGCTTCAAGAAGTGCCTGCTGGTTGGCATGTCCCGTGACG CCGTGCGCTTTGGGCGCATCCCCAAGCGGGAGAAGCAGCGGATGCTGGCGGAGATGCAGAACGCCATGAGCGGAATGGGCAGCGTCCTGCCGGGGATGCCCGGCCCCGCCGAGGGCCCAGCACCGAGCGGGGGCCGCACgctgccccccggcccctcgCCGCTCGCCCCCCCCGGCTGcttctcccagttcccccagcagCTGACGCCCCCCCGCTcgcccagccccgggggggccACCGAGGATGTCATCGCGCAGGTGGCCAAGGCACACAAGGAGATCTTCGTCTACGCGCACGACAAGCTGGGACCCCCCCCGCCCTGCGAGAACGGCCTCCCGCGCTGGGACGCACCCCCCGCCTGGGCCCCCGGACTCCCCGAAccccggctctgcccccccACCTACCCCGAGCCCCCGGCGCGGAGCTGCCCCTGGCCCCGCGGCACCAAGGACGTCCTGCCG GCCTGTCCCATGAACAGCCACCCGCCCGGCCGCAGCGGGCGCTCGGTGCAGGAGATCTGGGAGGATTTCTCGCTCAGCTTCACGCCCGCCGTCCGCGAGGTGGTCGAGTTCGCCAAGCACATTCCCGGCTTCCAGGCCCTCTCCCAGCACGACCAGGTCACCCTGCTCAAGGCTGGCACCTTCGAG GTGCTGATGGTTCGCTTCGCCTCGCTCTTCGACGTGAAGGAGCAGACGGTGACGTTCATGAGCCGGACGAAGTACAgcctggaggagctgtggggcaTGGGCATGGGCGACCTGCTCAGCTCCATGTTCGAGTTCAGCGAGAAGCTCAGCGCCCTGGACCTCAGCGacgaggagctggggctcttcaCCGCCGTCGTCCTGGTCTCggcag ACCGCTCGGGCATGGAGGACACGGCGTCggtggagcagctgcaggagacgCTGATCCGTGCCCTGCGCGCCCTCGTGCTGAAGACGCACCCGGCGGAGACGTCGCGGTTCaccaagctgctgctgaagctgccGGACCTGCGCACCCTCAACAACCTGCACTCCGAGAAGCTGCTCTCCTTCCGCATCGACGCCCAGTAG